One Niabella beijingensis DNA window includes the following coding sequences:
- a CDS encoding family 43 glycosylhydrolase: protein MRITCFLFVVFFAVACAAARPVQPPERPLPASKDTIDPVIPGDFADPSVIRVGNTYYATGTSSEWAPHYPLFISGDLIHWKQSGYIFNKTPDWASSSFWAPELLYRNGIYYVYYTARKKSDGISCIGVATSEDPEKGFTDRGIVVEFGKEAIDAFVAEENGQWYITFKAYGLDDRPIELLGYQLSDDGLKTVGAPFMLLRGEKKKGMEGQCIVRRNNYYYLFYSAGDCCGLRCSYHVNVARSKTLKGPYTPFEGNPVLDAFDDWKCTGHGTIVTDKKGTDYFLFHAYNKITDVHTGRQGMLARLRWDEQTGWPSFYPVPGEPVRGFSDDFSGTSLNAAWQWDFRHTQPVSRPGKGWLYLSGTPGPENRTGTALTIRPFYADYEMTTAVLNRNPALKGLTVYADADQAIGIGVKNDSVEVWCVKDKVRSVLRTVKINGALTCYLKMTVMEGKPSGFYWSNDPHNWKAVDMDGTGISGFLPPWDRSSRPGLQQQGTAPAAFGFFRIRYF from the coding sequence ATGCGTATTACCTGTTTTCTGTTCGTTGTTTTTTTTGCTGTGGCCTGTGCTGCGGCCCGCCCGGTACAGCCTCCTGAGCGCCCGCTACCGGCATCAAAAGACACCATTGATCCCGTTATTCCCGGGGATTTTGCAGATCCCTCGGTGATCCGGGTTGGCAATACCTATTATGCAACAGGTACCTCATCGGAATGGGCACCGCATTACCCGCTGTTCATTTCCGGGGATCTTATACACTGGAAACAGTCCGGCTATATTTTTAATAAAACGCCGGACTGGGCCTCGTCTTCTTTCTGGGCGCCCGAATTATTGTACAGAAACGGCATTTATTATGTGTATTATACTGCACGGAAAAAATCGGATGGTATCTCCTGTATCGGTGTGGCTACGTCTGAGGATCCTGAAAAAGGTTTTACGGACAGGGGCATCGTAGTAGAATTTGGTAAGGAGGCCATCGATGCCTTTGTGGCGGAGGAAAACGGACAATGGTATATTACCTTTAAAGCCTATGGGCTGGATGACCGTCCGATCGAGTTGCTGGGATATCAGCTTTCGGATGACGGTCTGAAGACCGTTGGCGCGCCTTTTATGCTGCTGCGGGGTGAGAAGAAGAAGGGCATGGAGGGCCAGTGTATCGTCCGGCGTAATAACTATTACTATTTGTTTTACTCAGCAGGTGATTGTTGCGGCCTGCGTTGCAGTTACCATGTGAATGTGGCAAGATCCAAAACCCTGAAGGGACCCTATACCCCGTTTGAAGGGAATCCTGTGCTGGATGCTTTTGATGACTGGAAATGTACGGGGCATGGTACGATTGTGACTGATAAGAAAGGAACCGACTATTTTCTTTTTCATGCGTACAATAAAATAACGGATGTGCATACCGGCCGGCAGGGAATGCTGGCGCGGTTGCGTTGGGATGAACAGACGGGGTGGCCTTCCTTTTATCCCGTACCAGGGGAGCCGGTTAGAGGGTTTTCGGATGATTTTTCCGGTACATCCCTGAATGCCGCGTGGCAATGGGATTTCAGGCATACGCAACCTGTGAGCCGGCCCGGAAAAGGGTGGCTGTATTTGTCGGGAACACCCGGCCCGGAAAACAGGACGGGTACCGCATTGACGATAAGGCCCTTTTATGCCGACTATGAGATGACAACCGCTGTTCTCAACCGTAACCCCGCGCTGAAGGGGTTAACGGTTTATGCCGATGCGGACCAGGCCATAGGTATCGGCGTGAAAAATGACAGCGTGGAAGTCTGGTGTGTAAAAGATAAGGTCCGCAGCGTTTTAAGAACCGTTAAAATAAATGGCGCCCTTACCTGTTATCTTAAAATGACCGTAATGGAGGGAAAACCATCCGGCTTTTATTGGAGCAATGATCCTCATAACTGGAAAGCGGTGGACATGGATGGTACCGGTATTTCCGGATTTTTGCCGCCCTGGGACAGAAGCTCAAGGCCGGGATTGCAGCAGCAGGGTACCGCCCCCGCCGCCTTCGGTTTTTTCCGGATCCGGTATTTTTAG
- a CDS encoding sialate O-acetylesterase: protein MKRLLLLCFVLLSLGNRIAAQLKLPALFADSMVLQRNTSAPVWGWAAPGQKVEVSGSWSDKVIRAVAGNDGKWMLRLPTPGAGGPYTLRIKAGTEKRLQGVLIGEVWICSGQSNMEMPVEGWTTDPVRNSAQEIAAANYPAIRLFTVEKDIAYAPREDVKGTWSACSPASVRTFSATAYFFGKELYNKLKVPVGLIHTSWGGTVAEAWTSEAGLRTMGDFNKELGTIDSIRENRAAIVEQDRRNDLKWQQAVNDDGAAYTTADGTGWKTMKLPVFWEDAGLPDIDGVVWFKHRVMIPREWAGKALRLDLGPIDDRDVMYFNGVAVDSTTQGFTWAAERHYSIPGKLVKAGDNMITVKIIDDGGSGGMYGKAEQMVLYPAGGVAASGIKLNGEWQYKLAAVKPKPLLNTWPNQPSVLYNAMIAPLVPFAIKGAIWYQGESNVGRAKQYTTLFPLMIGDWRRKWDQGNFPFYFVQIAPFKYWGETTQAAELRDAQRRTLSLSPHTGMAVTLDIGNTDNIHPSDKPEVGKRLALWALGETYKMNGTVYSGPLYKNFEVKEHKVVVSFTHTDSGLKAGSGALEGFELQGADGLWKPATAVVEGNTVVVSSDAVLNPIGVRYAFYAASAGTLFNGSGLPASSFTSAALK, encoded by the coding sequence ATGAAAAGACTACTCTTGCTCTGTTTTGTTTTGCTGTCATTGGGAAATCGTATTGCGGCGCAGTTAAAACTGCCGGCGTTGTTTGCAGACAGCATGGTATTGCAGCGCAATACCAGCGCGCCGGTATGGGGCTGGGCAGCTCCCGGGCAAAAAGTAGAAGTGAGCGGAAGCTGGTCGGATAAGGTGATACGGGCAGTTGCCGGTAACGACGGGAAATGGATGCTGCGGCTTCCCACTCCCGGAGCCGGGGGCCCTTATACATTACGTATTAAAGCCGGAACGGAAAAAAGATTACAGGGCGTGTTGATCGGCGAAGTGTGGATCTGCTCCGGTCAGTCGAATATGGAAATGCCCGTGGAGGGCTGGACTACCGACCCTGTCAGGAATTCGGCACAGGAGATAGCAGCGGCCAATTATCCTGCCATCCGGTTGTTCACTGTTGAAAAAGACATTGCCTATGCTCCGCGTGAAGATGTGAAAGGTACCTGGTCGGCCTGTTCTCCGGCATCGGTGCGCACTTTTAGTGCTACCGCTTATTTTTTTGGAAAGGAGCTGTACAATAAACTGAAAGTGCCTGTCGGGCTGATTCATACCAGTTGGGGCGGCACGGTGGCTGAAGCCTGGACGAGTGAGGCAGGACTGCGCACTATGGGCGACTTTAATAAAGAGCTCGGCACCATCGATTCTATTCGTGAAAATAGGGCAGCTATCGTAGAACAGGATCGTAGGAATGATCTTAAATGGCAGCAGGCAGTGAATGATGACGGGGCTGCGTATACCACAGCAGACGGGACCGGCTGGAAGACCATGAAACTTCCGGTGTTTTGGGAAGATGCCGGGCTGCCGGATATCGATGGTGTTGTATGGTTTAAGCACAGGGTGATGATACCCCGTGAGTGGGCCGGAAAAGCGCTCCGGCTGGACCTGGGCCCGATTGACGACCGGGATGTGATGTACTTTAACGGAGTGGCGGTAGACAGTACCACGCAGGGTTTTACCTGGGCCGCCGAAAGGCATTATTCCATACCCGGAAAACTGGTAAAGGCCGGAGATAATATGATTACAGTTAAAATCATCGACGATGGGGGCAGCGGTGGTATGTATGGAAAAGCGGAACAAATGGTATTGTACCCGGCCGGCGGGGTTGCCGCATCCGGCATAAAACTAAACGGGGAATGGCAGTATAAACTGGCTGCTGTAAAACCAAAGCCGTTATTAAATACCTGGCCCAATCAACCGTCGGTATTGTATAACGCCATGATCGCACCGCTGGTGCCTTTTGCCATAAAGGGTGCCATCTGGTACCAGGGGGAATCCAATGTGGGCAGGGCAAAACAGTATACTACTTTATTCCCGCTGATGATCGGCGACTGGCGCCGGAAATGGGATCAGGGTAACTTCCCTTTTTATTTTGTACAGATCGCTCCCTTTAAATACTGGGGCGAAACCACACAGGCCGCTGAATTACGTGATGCACAGCGGAGAACACTGTCCCTGTCGCCCCATACGGGTATGGCGGTCACACTTGATATCGGTAATACCGATAATATCCATCCATCCGATAAACCGGAAGTGGGGAAACGCCTGGCACTTTGGGCGCTGGGTGAAACGTATAAAATGAATGGAACGGTTTATTCCGGGCCGCTCTATAAAAATTTTGAAGTGAAGGAGCATAAAGTTGTTGTATCGTTTACTCATACGGATAGTGGTCTTAAGGCGGGTTCCGGAGCCCTGGAGGGCTTTGAACTTCAGGGGGCTGATGGCTTATGGAAGCCGGCAACAGCAGTAGTTGAAGGCAATACGGTGGTGGTGAGCAGCGATGCCGTTTTAAACCCGATAGGGGTGCGCTATGCATTTTATGCGGCCTCTGCTGGTACCTTGTTTAACGGAAGCGGGCTGCCGGCTTCGTCGTTTACTTCGGCCGCATTAAAATGA
- a CDS encoding sialate O-acetylesterase: protein MKPVFRFLFTALLIITTVLPVLADVKLPALYQSNMVLQRNKPCTIRGTAANGETVSLVFNHTTYRTKATNGKWEITLPAQPAGGPYNIIIEGNNRIEMSNLLFGDIWICSGQSNMQFSVKEADPQPDTATYNNNNIRLFTVAIGADFVPQDTVKGGSWKIARVKEVHAFSAAGFFFGSYLQQHLDVPIGLISVNLGATAIEEWMSNEALRPFPQFAGFYDTYLAPGKSMKTITADFEKIRSSWEQAGYLKDDPGLVHQWYLPDTDISDWKTMNQPSHWEDNELKDYDGSVWFRKSYDSFPKDFLGNTTISLGQVDDYNICWVNGVKIGEGYGNMNMYTYKIPDSLLKPKNNLVVVRVFDAGGKGGMYNMFWNPFLAGAWKYKKGVQISPLTFKKPLVANHYIFGTPAILYNANIAPLTQFNIKGFIWYQGEANTGRAAEYKQLLPAMITDWRKQFNQGDLPFLLVQLPNLGKEPDQPEENEWAELREAQSSALTLAHTGMAVTIDIGEADNLHPHNKLEAGRRLGMTALSEVYNADSIATSPRYKHMEITGDSIVISFDKNIVCKNKYGYIRGFAIAGADRIFHWAKACLKDEHSVVVYHPAVKAPEQVRYLWSGEPGTIDLYNKNGLPAAPFRTDHFKLTTEGKTYRFEP from the coding sequence ATGAAACCAGTATTCAGATTCCTATTTACAGCGCTACTTATCATCACCACCGTTCTGCCGGTCCTGGCCGATGTAAAATTACCCGCTCTTTACCAAAGCAATATGGTATTGCAAAGAAATAAACCCTGTACCATTCGGGGAACCGCAGCCAACGGAGAAACCGTTTCCCTGGTATTCAACCATACCACCTACCGCACTAAAGCAACAAACGGGAAATGGGAAATAACCCTGCCAGCCCAACCGGCCGGCGGCCCCTACAACATCATAATCGAGGGTAACAACCGGATCGAGATGTCAAACCTGCTGTTTGGTGATATCTGGATCTGCAGCGGGCAAAGCAATATGCAGTTCAGCGTAAAAGAAGCCGATCCCCAGCCCGACACAGCAACCTATAACAATAATAACATACGGCTGTTTACCGTGGCAATCGGTGCTGATTTTGTGCCGCAGGACACCGTAAAGGGCGGTTCCTGGAAGATCGCCCGTGTAAAAGAGGTGCACGCTTTCAGTGCTGCAGGTTTTTTCTTTGGCAGCTACCTGCAACAGCACCTGGATGTCCCCATTGGTCTTATCAGTGTAAACCTTGGAGCTACGGCCATTGAGGAATGGATGAGCAATGAAGCGCTTCGCCCCTTTCCGCAATTTGCCGGCTTTTACGATACCTATCTTGCTCCGGGTAAAAGTATGAAAACAATAACCGCCGATTTCGAAAAAATAAGATCCTCCTGGGAGCAAGCTGGCTATCTGAAAGATGATCCCGGCCTGGTGCATCAATGGTATCTGCCGGATACCGATATCAGCGACTGGAAAACAATGAACCAGCCGTCTCACTGGGAAGACAATGAATTAAAAGATTATGACGGATCCGTATGGTTCCGAAAGAGCTACGATTCCTTCCCGAAGGATTTCCTGGGCAACACCACCATCAGCCTTGGGCAGGTAGACGATTATAACATCTGCTGGGTGAACGGAGTGAAAATCGGTGAAGGCTACGGCAATATGAATATGTATACCTATAAGATCCCGGACAGTTTACTTAAACCCAAAAACAACCTGGTGGTGGTTCGTGTATTTGATGCCGGGGGAAAAGGCGGTATGTATAATATGTTCTGGAACCCGTTTTTAGCGGGTGCCTGGAAGTATAAAAAGGGCGTACAGATCAGCCCATTAACATTTAAAAAACCGCTGGTCGCCAACCATTACATCTTTGGCACCCCCGCCATCCTGTACAATGCGAATATTGCCCCCCTTACACAATTCAACATCAAAGGATTTATATGGTACCAGGGGGAAGCCAATACGGGACGGGCCGCGGAATACAAACAGCTGTTACCAGCTATGATCACCGACTGGCGCAAACAATTCAATCAGGGGGACCTGCCTTTTTTACTCGTGCAACTACCCAATTTAGGCAAGGAGCCGGACCAGCCGGAAGAAAATGAATGGGCCGAACTGCGCGAGGCACAATCATCGGCCCTCACCCTGGCCCATACCGGTATGGCAGTGACCATTGATATCGGCGAGGCAGACAACCTGCATCCGCACAATAAACTGGAGGCAGGCCGGCGCCTGGGGATGACCGCCCTGAGTGAGGTTTATAATGCGGACAGTATCGCAACCAGCCCCCGCTATAAACACATGGAAATAACGGGCGACAGCATCGTGATCAGCTTTGATAAAAATATAGTTTGTAAAAACAAATACGGTTATATCCGGGGGTTTGCAATCGCCGGGGCCGACCGGATCTTTCACTGGGCAAAAGCCTGTTTAAAAGACGAACATTCCGTTGTTGTTTATCATCCCGCAGTAAAAGCACCCGAACAGGTAAGGTATCTATGGAGCGGTGAACCGGGGACCATCGATCTGTACAATAAAAACGGGCTGCCGGCAGCACCGTTCAGAACGGATCATTTCAAACTGACCACTGAAGGAAAAACGTATCGTTTTGAGCCATAG
- a CDS encoding endonuclease domain-containing protein, producing MKHQFDNHHYNKYLQPYANKLRKSMTKAEACLWKYILRARQLNGYAFRRQRPVLNYVADFMCIELMLIIEVDGITHHWEGALERDAVRQQKLEAAGFRVLRFEDHEVLNNMSNVHAFLVEWIEKHQ from the coding sequence ATGAAACACCAATTTGACAACCATCATTACAACAAGTATCTGCAGCCCTATGCAAATAAGCTCCGTAAAAGTATGACAAAGGCAGAAGCCTGCTTATGGAAGTATATTCTACGCGCCCGACAGCTTAACGGATATGCTTTTCGACGGCAGCGGCCGGTACTTAACTATGTTGCTGATTTCATGTGCATAGAACTTATGCTGATCATTGAGGTAGATGGCATTACGCATCATTGGGAAGGTGCTTTGGAGCGGGATGCTGTTCGTCAACAAAAACTGGAAGCAGCAGGCTTTAGGGTATTGCGTTTTGAAGATCATGAAGTATTAAACAACATGAGCAATGTGCATGCCTTTCTGGTAGAGTGGATCGAAAAGCACCAGTAG